The DNA window CACCTAAATCAATGCTGCTATGGTCGTCTAACTGATACTCACCACCAAACGAGAACCAAATACGATCGGTATCTGGGATTGAAATAGACAAGTGCGCATCGTCAGCTGGAGAGGTGTCATACGCAAGACCCATACGAAGCTTTAATGCTTTCGAGAAACGATATTCAGAGCCCACAGCGTAACGCCAAGAATCTGAGAATGATTCGTTCTTGGTAAATACCGTTCCACGACCTTCAACATCTGCCGCAAGTGTTTGGAAACTATCCCAACCCGTCCACATGACACTTGCATGAACGGTTACGATGTCATTCCACTGATGTGTTGCTGACAACTCAGCGATAGCTGGAAGCGTTAAGTCCACAGAACCTGGAAGTTTAGCAGATGCAGTGCCATAAAATGGTGGAGTTGCAGGCAATTGGTTGCTGAAATCACCTTCGAATTTAATGTCTGTTTCGCTACGGTAGCTAAGACCAAAGCGAGTCTTTGCATCCATTTGGTAAGATGCACCAACATGCCAACCGAACGCACTGTCATCCCCCTCTAGACGAACCGCTTCCGTTTGTGCCGGTACGTTGAATGGGTTAGCACCGAGATTACGTACAATCTTTGCATCCGCATAGACATGGTCAAGACCAAATGCGACTGACCACTGTTCGTCAACTTTGTATGCAACGCTTAAATTTGTGTTGATCGTGACAATTTCTGTTTCGCCTGCCAGTTGACCCGCTGCATAATCGCTCTCAAAATCCGTAGCCAGACCGAATTGAGAGTAAATACCTGCACCAATGAACCACTGATCATTCAGAGCACGAGTGTAATAAACCGCAGGTACAATCGCGCTTGGCGCAATGCTACTTTCGTCAAGTACATTTGCAGGAAGGCCATTATTTGTTGAAGTGCCATCTAGGCTCACATCAGGTTCAACGTACATCGCCGCAACAGAAAGTTGTGCACTGCTGAATTGAGTCATAAGTGCCGCATTACGACCTACAACAGATGCATCGTCAGCAGCACTTGCTTCACCAGCATACGCGCGACCAAGACCTGAAACGTTTTGCTCTGCTAGTTGAAACGCAGCACCAAAAGACTGTGCTGAAAGACCGGCTAAGCTTAATGCTAGTAGTGATTTAGTAAATAATTTCATTCTCAAATCCCATATGTTTTTTCGATTTGGCTTACATACCAAATTTAATCGATACGCACCCTAGCGAATTTTTTATAAAAAAGCTTCTTGTTCTCGACTTATCACTGTCCGATCGCACACAAAAGCACCACACTTGAACTTTTTGTAAACAGATTAGACCACTCATTGATTTAATTGATAATAATTATCATTTATATTGAAAGAAAAAACAGAAGCAATTACACTACTTAGGTCGTGTATTTTAAATTGGGTGTATCATGGAATGGCTCTTACTCACCGCAGGTCTTGTGTTATGTGGCGTCAGTTGTTTTTATTTCTTGAAAGCAAATGAGTGTGCCTGTGCTAATGCGAAACACTGCAAAAAGCCAATTGATTTCTATTGGATAGCCGCAATTTCCAGCGCGGTACTGGCTCTGTCACTGTGTTGCCTTGCTTTTCACAGTCAACTTGGTTCTCTAATTTGGATCGTGATGATGACAGGCTGTTTTTCAGGGGCGAGTTGGGCTGGAATAAGACGGAATAAACGCAGATGCCAAAAGCGAATGTCTAAACCAACAAATGATCTTTTAACAAACGGCTGAGGTTAATTTGGTAATCCAGCGGCTTAACCGCGGCGATGATTTTAACACCATGCTCCGGTTCACTTAAATCAAGTTCTTTCGCAGTGATATGATGGTTATGCTTCGTGTTGTAAAAGATACGCACTTTTGGCGCTGTAGGCTGCAACCTATTTCCCTCAAGCACCAAAGCTAAACGTTCATTAGTCAGTTTTACTATCGTGCCTACCGGATGAACCCCCATACATTTTATAAATCGCTGCACAAGTTCCGGGTCAAACAACTGCTTATTCGTCAGTAGATAACGCAGTGCATGAACTGGCTCATTACCACTCGCGTGTGGTCTATCCGCAGTGATTGCATCATACACGTCAACAATGGCCATAATACGTGCCACTTTAGAAATGTTTTCAGCCTTGAGGCCTCTTGGATAACCTGTACCATCCAGTCGCTCATGATGGTTAACTATCATGTCCATCACGATTTTCGACAAACCAGCCTCACCTTTGACCAACCCCAATGATTGCGAAACGTGTTTTTCAAGCGCTTTCATTTCATGAAAGGTCAGCTTACTGTCTTTATTTAAGATACCTTGAGGTAATTTAGCATGTCCCACATCGTGCAACATTGCTCCAAGGGCTAACTGTTCAACCATGGCAGGCTTTAACCCGAGGTATTTCGCAAAAACAGTGACCAAAATGGTGCAATTGATCATGTGACGCCAATTGTAATTATCTTTGTCACGCAAACGCGTCATAATCGCCATCGCATTCGAGTTACGAAATACGGATTCGACAATTTCTTTGCTGACTTCGTTGACTAATCCCATGTCAACTCGCATGCCTGCGGTGATATCACCGTAAAGCGTCTGGACTTTGCGATTGTGTTGCTCAAATTGTTGAATAGCTTGAGCAAACTCTTTTTCAAGTGAAACGAGCTCTTGTTGCTTTTGACTTTTTGGTTCTACAGGCTTTTTAACGACCTTTTTCGCTGTCGATAATGTCCCATCGGGCTTTGATAGTGGTTTATCCGGCTCAAGCTCAACAATTGGTGTTGGAGGCTTAGGTTGGTATTTGTCAGGGATTGAAATTTCACTTTGTGTGAAATCAATTTTAAGCTCTAAAACCCCTTTGGCTTTGAGCTGTTTGATGATCCCGCTATCACGCACCATTCCTCGAGATTTGATCTTAACTTTAGAATTACCGCTTTGCTTGCTAACACTGTCAACAAACATTCCTGGCTGTAGTTCTGTAATCGGTAGCGTGACCAGCATGAAGTCGATTTTTCACACAAAGGGAACAAGACGCGATTATTAGCATTTTTTTATTGGTCTTGTCTAGATTAACGAAAATAATTAATAAAATGTTATTAGTGATTTGGCTCACTCGTGCTCAAAACAAATCAGGCCGAACACCGTCGGCCTGATATCGCACAAAGCAGATTTACTCTTGAAAGTAAGTGCCCCAACCGTCGTATTCAACGCCTGTTTGCGTTGCAAGCGCGGCTAATTTATCAACGTCTTCCATGATCGCTTCAACGTCTAGCTCACATTCAACAACAATATCAAAGCCCCAAATAGTACCGCCTTCTTCCAGTTCTAATTCGGCTGGTTCTTCAACATCGTATCCGAGTTTAAAAGCGGCTAATGCGGCTTGTTCTAATTTATCAAAGTCTTCACATACAAAGTGGTGTTCCACTTCATATAACAATTCAGGGTTAGAACCATCTTCTAGCAACGACTCAACGATGTCTTCGCTGATCTCACGCCAATTTTCCATTCGCTTCTCTCACTTTATCATCAAGGTGTGCAATTCTTTGTGCCATCAGTTCGTGAGTCGCTTGTGCATGGTCTCGTGCACTTACACTCTCATCGAGCATCAAAGGCTCCATCATATCGATAAATATTGTACCATTGTCCCAACGATTTAGCTTTATAAGCTTATGTGTTGAATTCATACATACAGGAACGACAGGTACTTTGGCATTTAGTGCAGTGTGGAAAGCACCCGTTTTAAACGGTAAAAGTCCGCGTCCGTAGCTTCG is part of the Pseudoalteromonas xiamenensis genome and encodes:
- a CDS encoding outer membrane protein transport protein; the encoded protein is MKLFTKSLLALSLAGLSAQSFGAAFQLAEQNVSGLGRAYAGEASAADDASVVGRNAALMTQFSSAQLSVAAMYVEPDVSLDGTSTNNGLPANVLDESSIAPSAIVPAVYYTRALNDQWFIGAGIYSQFGLATDFESDYAAGQLAGETEIVTINTNLSVAYKVDEQWSVAFGLDHVYADAKIVRNLGANPFNVPAQTEAVRLEGDDSAFGWHVGASYQMDAKTRFGLSYRSETDIKFEGDFSNQLPATPPFYGTASAKLPGSVDLTLPAIAELSATHQWNDIVTVHASVMWTGWDSFQTLAADVEGRGTVFTKNESFSDSWRYAVGSEYRFSKALKLRMGLAYDTSPADDAHLSISIPDTDRIWFSFGGEYQLDDHSSIDLGASILRGKTQNFVEHDNFGSAWGFESRGHAAIVGAQYNYQF
- a CDS encoding HD-GYP domain-containing protein, which translates into the protein MLVTLPITELQPGMFVDSVSKQSGNSKVKIKSRGMVRDSGIIKQLKAKGVLELKIDFTQSEISIPDKYQPKPPTPIVELEPDKPLSKPDGTLSTAKKVVKKPVEPKSQKQQELVSLEKEFAQAIQQFEQHNRKVQTLYGDITAGMRVDMGLVNEVSKEIVESVFRNSNAMAIMTRLRDKDNYNWRHMINCTILVTVFAKYLGLKPAMVEQLALGAMLHDVGHAKLPQGILNKDSKLTFHEMKALEKHVSQSLGLVKGEAGLSKIVMDMIVNHHERLDGTGYPRGLKAENISKVARIMAIVDVYDAITADRPHASGNEPVHALRYLLTNKQLFDPELVQRFIKCMGVHPVGTIVKLTNERLALVLEGNRLQPTAPKVRIFYNTKHNHHITAKELDLSEPEHGVKIIAAVKPLDYQINLSRLLKDHLLV
- the rraB gene encoding ribonuclease E inhibitor RraB, which encodes MENWREISEDIVESLLEDGSNPELLYEVEHHFVCEDFDKLEQAALAAFKLGYDVEEPAELELEEGGTIWGFDIVVECELDVEAIMEDVDKLAALATQTGVEYDGWGTYFQE